From a region of the Oceanotoga teriensis genome:
- a CDS encoding ISL3 family transposase: MSDLLLLPDLKTIEPPQENESDMMFKVEATFPPVRCPQCGFDRLYKHTSRKQLIMDLPIRLKRVGLQLNRRRYKCRECGTTFWERLISIDEKRSMTKRLIRSIEEQSLSKTFVDVAESVGVDEKTVRNIFKDYVALKEREYQFETPKWLGIDEIHIIKKPRLVLTNVERRTIYDIKPNRNKDTVIQRLSEIKDNTYIEYVTMDMWKPYKDAVNTVIPHAKVVVDKFHVVRMANQALDSVRKSLKANMTAKESRTLMRERYILLKRKHDLNERDSFLLDTWLSNLPELKEAYELKEEFYLIWDTDDLEQAKDRYRYWRQCCLSSNSKNAYKDLLRAVDNWQDEIFNYFDKRLTNAYTESINSIIRQVERMGRGYSFEALRAKIIFNEKLHKKRKPRFNSSAFSKAMLYDSFNSYQITDRDKTGNYGVDFSTLIKKLEKSNL; this comes from the coding sequence ATGTCAGACTTATTATTACTACCAGATCTTAAAACAATAGAACCACCACAAGAAAATGAATCCGACATGATGTTTAAAGTGGAAGCAACTTTTCCACCAGTACGTTGCCCTCAATGTGGCTTTGACAGGCTATATAAACATACATCAAGAAAGCAACTAATCATGGATCTGCCTATTCGTTTAAAGCGAGTAGGATTACAATTAAACCGCAGACGTTATAAATGTCGTGAATGTGGCACAACTTTTTGGGAACGCCTTATATCCATTGACGAAAAGCGTAGTATGACTAAAAGGCTTATAAGGTCTATTGAAGAACAATCTCTGTCTAAGACCTTCGTAGACGTAGCTGAAAGTGTTGGTGTAGACGAGAAAACTGTTAGGAACATCTTTAAAGACTATGTGGCATTAAAAGAACGTGAATATCAGTTTGAAACTCCTAAATGGCTTGGTATTGACGAAATACACATTATCAAGAAACCTCGTCTTGTATTGACCAATGTAGAACGTAGAACTATATATGACATAAAACCCAATCGTAACAAAGATACGGTCATTCAACGCCTTTCTGAAATTAAAGACAATACATATATCGAATATGTCACAATGGATATGTGGAAGCCCTACAAAGACGCAGTTAATACAGTTATACCTCACGCTAAAGTAGTTGTAGATAAGTTTCATGTAGTCCGAATGGCTAATCAAGCCTTGGATAGTGTTAGGAAGTCTCTTAAAGCCAATATGACAGCCAAAGAAAGTCGTACCCTTATGCGTGAGAGGTATATCCTTCTTAAACGAAAGCATGACTTGAATGAACGAGATTCATTCCTTTTGGATACTTGGTTAAGTAATTTACCTGAACTAAAAGAAGCCTACGAACTTAAAGAAGAGTTCTACTTGATATGGGATACAGATGACCTTGAGCAAGCCAAAGATCGTTACAGGTATTGGAGACAATGCTGTTTATCCAGCAACTCTAAAAACGCCTATAAAGACCTATTAAGAGCCGTAGACAACTGGCAGGATGAAATCTTCAATTACTTTGATAAAAGGCTCACTAACGCTTATACAGAGTCTATAAATAGCATCATTAGGCAAGTAGAACGAATGGGTAGAGGGTACTCATTTGAAGCCTTACGAGCTAAAATAATTTTTAATGAAAAGCTCCATAAAAAGAGGAAGCCACGATTTAATTCAAGTGCATTCAGCAAAGCTATGTTATACGATAGTTTCAATTCGTATCAAATAACAGACCGAGACAAAACAGGCAACTATGGTGTAGATTTTTCCACACTTATTAAGAAATTGGAAAAGAGTAACTTATAG
- a CDS encoding ArsR/SmtB family transcription factor has product MEENCYTPKPQLTDRPLLDIDYAEGLSETFKILSNGTRLRILHAVNRTPNISVTELAEQLEMKPQAISNQLQRLDDKGIVRSSREGNFIRYRVVDLCVTSLLHEGWCLTEDLPK; this is encoded by the coding sequence AACCTCAGCTAACGGATCGTCCTTTGTTGGATATAGATTATGCGGAGGGATTGAGCGAAACGTTTAAAATCCTTTCAAACGGCACGAGGCTTCGGATATTACACGCAGTGAATCGAACACCAAACATATCCGTTACTGAGTTGGCTGAACAACTCGAAATGAAACCTCAAGCCATCTCTAACCAACTTCAACGATTAGATGATAAGGGCATTGTTCGTTCGTCTCGTGAGGGAAATTTTATTCGGTATCGAGTTGTTGATCTTTGTGTAACCAGCCTTTTACACGAAGGATGGTGCCTAACAGAAGATTTACCAAAATAG